Sequence from the Streptomyces peucetius genome:
GACCCTCACCTGCGAGGTCCACGACACCAGCGCGTTGGCGCCGCATCTGCGCCACGCCCGGACGGCCGACGAGGGCGGACGGGGGCTGTTCATCGTCTCCCAGCTCGCCGACCAGTGGGGCACCCGCTACGCCGAGGGCGGCAAGGTCCTGTGGACCGAGCAGCCCCTGGAGCCGTCGGACCGGTCGTGACGGCCCCGTTCCCCTGCCGTCGCGGCGGCGACGGCAGGAGGCGGTCAGCTCATGGCCGCGGAGCCGCTCAGCACCACGGTCCGGTCACCGCGAACGTCGTGCCGGGCGTATAGCAGTTAACGTACATGGTGTCGCCGTCCGGCGAGAACGTGACGCCGGCGAACTCGCCCCACTCCGGCTCCTCGGGCGTGCCGATGTTCTGTGCGTTCCTCGCCGCCGGATAGACCTCGCCGCGTTTGGTCAGCCCGTACACGTGCTGGGCGCCGCCGCCGTCCTCGCAGACCATCAGACCGCCGCTGGGCGCCAGGCAGATGTTGTCCGGGGACTCGCCGGGCAGCTGGATGTCCGTGCTCGGCCCGAAGACGATCACGAGGGTGAGCCGGCGACGGTGCGGCTCGTACTTCCACACCTGGCCGTAGTGGTCGCCGGCGGAACCCTCCGAGCTGCGGGCGTAGCTGGAGACGAAGTACACCGACCTTCCGCCCCAGTAGCAGCCCTCCAGCTTCTGGGCGTGGGTGACGCCCTTCGGCCCGAAGTCCTGGAGCCTGATCGGGGTCTCCTTCGCCTGGCTGTCCGGTACGGGCACCCATTCGACCCGGTCGAACGACGCGCCGATCTCCTGGATCTCCGACAGGTCCGGCACGCCCGGCACCCGCATCGCCTCCAGCGCGCCGCCCGCGCGGAGCGAACCCGTGCCGCCCAGCGGCTTGTCCGGCAGGAAGCGGTAGAAGAGACCGAAGGGCCGGTCGAACGCGTCCTCCGTCTCGTAGACGATCCCGCTCCTGGGGTCGACGGCGATCGCCTCGTGCTGGAAGCGGCCCATCGCGGTGAGCGGTACGGCTCCGGTGCGGTGCGGATCGGCGCCGTCGACCTCGAAGATGAAGCCGTGGTCCTTGGTATAGCCGTTGGTACCGGCCCGGTCCTCGTTCTCCTCGCAGGTCAGCCAGGTGTTCCAAGGGGTGGGGCCGCCCGCGCAGTTGACGGCGGTGCCGGCGATGGCGACCCGTTCCCCGACGACGTTGCCGCGGCCGTCGAGTTCGAGGGCCGTGCAGCCGCCCTTGGCCGCCGGGTCGTAGGTCAGGCCCTCGACGGTCGGTACGCCGATTCTGGCGGTATGGCGGTTCTCGTGGTTGCGGACGAGGTGGATCCGCCCGCGGCGGCCGACGAAGGCGGCCATGCCGTCGTGGTTGGACGGGACCGGCCCCTCGCCGGAGCGCAGCGGCTCGCCCTCGCGGGACAGGACCCGGTAGCGGAAACCTTTCGGCAGGTCGAGCAGACCGTCGGGGTCCGGGACGAGCGGGCCGTACCCGGCGTGTCCACGGGCGGCCGCGGTGCCGGCGAAGAGTTCGGAGAAGGCGCCGGTGAAGGCGATTCCCGCGCCGAGCGCGCCGGTACGGGCCAGAACTTCACGTCGTGATGCGGGCATAAGGCAACTCCCTGCTGGCGGACAGGAGATGTGACCCGCACGTGTGTATCACGCAGACAATGCGAGACGTAACCGTGCGGGCCACTGTGCCTCAAGGTGCCACTGTGCTAGGTGCTAGGCGAGCGACGCGCTGAGGGTGATGTTCGTGGCCTTCAGCGCCTGGCTGACCGGGCAGTTGACCTTGGCCTCCTCGGCGGCCTTCACGAAGCCGGCCTCGTCGAGGCCGGGGACCTCGCCGACCACGGTGAGGTGGATGCCGGTGATGCCCTCACCCGGCTGGAACGTGACCTCGGCCTTGGTCTCCAGGCGGGCCGGCGGGTTGCCCGCACCTGCGAGAGCGTGCGAGAACGCCATGTTGAAGCAGCTGGAGTGCGCGGCCGCGATCAGTTCCTCCGGGCTGGTCCTGCCGCTCTGGGCGGGCTCGGTCCGGGCCGCCCAGGTGACCGGGTACTCGCCGATGCCGGAGGAGTCGAGGGTGACGACACCCTTGCCCTCGAGCAGGCTGCCTTCCCAGACGTTGTGGGCCTGACGCGTGGTGGCCATGATGGCTCCCTTCAGATGGGGTGTGCGCCCCAAACCTACTGCGCCACCAGGGCCTTCGCGTCGCGTGCCAGTGCGGTGAGCCGGGAGATCGCCCGGAAGTACTTCTTCCGGTAGCCGCCGTTCAGCATCTCGTCACTGAACAGCCGGTCGAACGGGAGGCCGGAGGCGAGCACCGGGACCTCGCGGTCGTACAGCCGGTCGGCGAGCACGACCAGCCGCAGTGCGGTCGACTGGTCGGGCACCGGCCGGACGTCGGTGAGGCAGACGGCCCGCACCCCGTCCGTCAGCGCCCCGTAGCGGCTGGGGTGCACCTTGGCCAGGTGTTCCAGCAGGTGCGGGAAGTCGTCGAGGGACGCCCCCTCGGTGGCGTACGCGGCCTTGGTGACCTGCTCGTCGGAGTACGGGGGAGGGGCCTCGGGCAGCCCGCGGTGACGGTAGTCCTCGCCGTCGATCCGCAGCGGGCGGAAGTGTGCGGCCAGCCCCTGGATCTCGCGCAGGAAGTCGGCAGAGGCGAAGCGGCCCTCACCGAGTTTGCCGGGCAGGGTGTTGGAGGTGGCCGCGAGCGCCACGCCGGCGTCGACCAGCCGGCCGAGCAGCGTGGAGACGAGGACGGTGTCGCCCGGGTCGTCCAGCTCGAACTCGTCGATGCACAGCAGCCGGTGCCCGCTCAGCGTCTGCACCGTCTGCTGGAAGCCCAGCGCGCCGACCAGGTTCGTCAGCTCGACGAAAGTGCCGAACGCCTTGAGGGACGGGGCCGCGGGGGTGGCGTGCCACAGGGACGCGAGCAGGTGGGTCTTGCCGACGCCGTAGCCGCCGTCGAGGTAGACGCCGCGCGGGCCGGTGGGGGCCGTGTTCTTGGGGGTCCTGGCGAACCAGCGCCGCTTCCCGCTGCCGGTGGCGTGCGCGCCGCCGAGACCGGAGGCGAAGTCGCTCAGCACCGCGACCGCCTCGACCTGGCTGGGCTGGTGGGGGTCGGGCACGTAGGTGTCGAAGCGGACCGAGTCGAAACGCGGCGGCGGCACCATCTCCGCGACCAGGCGGTCGGCGGGGACGTGCGGCTCGCGGGCGCAGAGCGACAGGGGAGCGGCTTCGGTTATCGGGCTGGTCGGCACAGTACTCCACTGTAAGGGTCGTGCCAGACTGCACCGTATGCGACGCCTGTTCCCTGTGACCGACCAGACAACGGCAGCCGACGACCGGGAGTGGTCGCTGGACGAGCTCGCCGACGCCTACGCGTACCCCGCCGGGGGCACGGCCGCGGGCGGCGGGGCGGGTGCCGGCGGCAGCCCGGGCCATGGGCCGGCCGAGGCCCGCAGCGCGGGCGGCGGCGTCTGGCTGCGCGCCAACATGGTCTCCTCCCTCGACGGGGCGGCCCAGCACGACGGCCGCTCGCAGCCGATCTCCTCCGACGCCGACATGCGGATCTTCGGCACCCTGCGGGGCCTGGCCGACGCCGTCGTGGTGGGGGCTCAGACGGTCCGGCTGGAGGGCTACCGGCCCGCCCGCGCCCGCGACGCCTTCGCGGCGCGCAGGGCCGCCGCCGATCAGGGCCCCGCGCCCGCGATCGCCGTGGTCAGCGCCTCCCTGAACCTGGACTTCTCGCTCCCGCTGTTCACCGAGCCGCTGGTGCCGACCCTGGTGCTGACCGGTGCGGCCGCCTCACCGGAGCGGATCAAGGAGGCGGAGAAGGCCGGGGCGGTGGTGATCGTCGCAGGTGACGGTCCCGGTGTGGAGCCCGCCAGGGCGGTGCACGCGCTCGCGGAGCGCGGCCTGGTGCGGCTGCTGACCGAAGGCGGTCCGAGGATGCTGGGTCAATTCGCGGCCGCCGGGGTACTGGATGAGCTGTGTCTGACCGTGTCACCGACGATGACGGTCGGTGACGCGCAACGCATCGCGGGCGGGCCAGGACTGCCGGATCCCGCCCGGTTCGCCCTGGATTCCGTACTGGAGGAGGCCGGATTCCTGTTCACGCGCTACCGGCGCGTCTGACGATGACTTCCGGCAATCAGCGGAATTTATCGTTCCGCTTAGCCTGTGCCGGGCACACTTGATTGCGCACACTCCCCCGTGCGTGCACGGGGAAGGATGGTTTCCGCAGTTTCCGCAGAAGGGCTCCTGAGGTGTTCACAAGCGTATTGATGATCGAGAAGCCCCTGACCTCGGAGGACGTGGAGTTCGTCACCACCCTGCACGGTGAGGAGGGCGTCGCCTTCGTCGTTCTCATGCAGCCGCGAGGGGACCAGGCCGATGTACTGCTGCGCGCCATCGACGACGTGGCGGTCGGGGAGCTGAAGGAAGCGGTCCGCGAGGGCGAGGAGCCCGAGGGCGCGGAGGCCAAGGCGCCCGCCCAGCGCGCACTGGAACACTCACTGGCCGCCCTGCGCGCGGCGGGCTGCGAAGCGGTCGGCCATCTCGTCGAGGACCATCCGCTGAACAAGCTGAAGTCGGTCGTCGACGAGGCGGACGCCGACGAGGTGATCGTCCTGACGGAGCCGCACTACGTCGAGGAGTTCTTCCACCGCGACTGGGCCTCCAGAGCCCGCCACAAGGTCGGCGTCCCGGTCCTGAAGCTCTTCGCGCACAGCGAGTAGACCCGCAGGCAATAGGGTGGGCAGCCGCACGCAGTCGTGCAGCACGTAGTCGTACAGCTTGGGGAGAAAACCATGGCACCCGCCGTTCCCGGCGCCGTTCCCGGCGCCGTTCCCGGCGCGATGGAGCGCCCGCACTTCATCGGCATCGGCGGAGCCGGCATGTCGGGCATCGCGAAGATCCTCGCCCAGCGCGGCGCCAAGGTCGCGGGCAGCGACGCCAGGGACTCGGCGACCGCCGAGTCCCTGCGGGCCCTCGGCGCCACGGTGCACATCGGCCACGCGGCCGAGCACCTGGCCCAGGACGCCACCGGTGTCGTCGTCTCCAGCGCCATCCGCGCCGACAACCCGGAGCTCGTGCGCGCCGCGGAACTGGGCGTCCCGGTCGTCCACCGCTCCGACGCGCTGGCCTCCCTGATGACCGGGCTGCGCTCCATCGCCGTCGCGGGCACGCACGGCAAGACCACGACGACCTCGATGCTGGCCGTCGCACTGACCGAGCTGGGCCTCGACCCCTCGTACGCCATCGGCGGCGACCTCGAGGGGCCGGGCACGAACGCGCGGCACGGCGACGGCGACATCTTCGTCGCGGAGGCGGACGAGAGCGACCGCAGCTTCCAGAAGTACGACCCCGAGGTCGCGATCGTCCTCAACGTGGAGCTGGACCACCACGCCAACTACGCCTCGATGGACGAGATCTACGAATCCTTCCAGACCTTCGTCGGCAAGGTCGTGCCCGGCGGCACGCTGGTGATCTCCGCCGACCAGGCGGGTGCCGCCGAGCTCACCCGCCGCGTCCGCGACGTGTCCTCGGTGAAGGTCGTCACCTACGGCGAGTCGGAGGGGGCCGACGTCCGTGTCCACAAGATCACCCCGCGCGGCCTGACCAGCGAGGTCACCGTCCTGCTGAACGGCAGGCTGCTGACCTTCACGGTGTCCGTGCCAGGCCGCCACTACGCCCTGAACGCGGTCGCCGCCCTGGCCGCCGGCGTCGCCCTCGGCATCCCCGCGCACAACCTGGCCTCCGCCATCGGCACGTACACGGGCGTCAAGCGCCGTCTCCAGCTCAAGGGCGAGGCCGCGGGCGTCCAGGTCATCGACTCCTACGCCCACCACCCGACCGAGATGACCGCCGACCTGGAGGCCATGCGCGGCGCGGCCGGCGACTCACGGCTGCTGGTCGTCTTCCAGCCGCACCTCTTCTCCCGCACCCGGGAACTGGGCACCGAGATGGGCCAGGCACTGGCCTTCGCCGACGCCTCGGTCGTCCTCGACATCTACCCGGCCCGCGAGGACCCGGTCCCGGGCATCACCAGCGCACTGGTCATCGACGCGGCGCAGGCCGCCGGCGCGGAGGTCACGGCCGTGCACGACAAGGCGGCGGTGCCGGACGTCGTCGCGGGAATGGCCAAGCCCGGCGATCTCGTTCTCACCATGGGCGCGGGAGACGTCACGGACCTCGGTCCGGCCATCCTCGCCCGCCTGTCGAACTGAAGGAGGCGCACCGATGGCGTACGACGTGGAGAAGCCGGACGAGCAGTGGCGGGCGGAGCTGACCCCCGCCGAGTACGCGGTCCTGCGCCAGGCCGGCACGGAACCCGCCTTCGTCGGCGAGTACACGGACACCAAGACGGCCGGCGTCTACTCGTGCCGGGCGTGCGGGGCCG
This genomic interval carries:
- a CDS encoding pyrimidine reductase family protein, producing MRRLFPVTDQTTAADDREWSLDELADAYAYPAGGTAAGGGAGAGGSPGHGPAEARSAGGGVWLRANMVSSLDGAAQHDGRSQPISSDADMRIFGTLRGLADAVVVGAQTVRLEGYRPARARDAFAARRAAADQGPAPAIAVVSASLNLDFSLPLFTEPLVPTLVLTGAAASPERIKEAEKAGAVVIVAGDGPGVEPARAVHALAERGLVRLLTEGGPRMLGQFAAAGVLDELCLTVSPTMTVGDAQRIAGGPGLPDPARFALDSVLEEAGFLFTRYRRV
- a CDS encoding PhoX family protein produces the protein MPASRREVLARTGALGAGIAFTGAFSELFAGTAAARGHAGYGPLVPDPDGLLDLPKGFRYRVLSREGEPLRSGEGPVPSNHDGMAAFVGRRGRIHLVRNHENRHTARIGVPTVEGLTYDPAAKGGCTALELDGRGNVVGERVAIAGTAVNCAGGPTPWNTWLTCEENEDRAGTNGYTKDHGFIFEVDGADPHRTGAVPLTAMGRFQHEAIAVDPRSGIVYETEDAFDRPFGLFYRFLPDKPLGGTGSLRAGGALEAMRVPGVPDLSEIQEIGASFDRVEWVPVPDSQAKETPIRLQDFGPKGVTHAQKLEGCYWGGRSVYFVSSYARSSEGSAGDHYGQVWKYEPHRRRLTLVIVFGPSTDIQLPGESPDNICLAPSGGLMVCEDGGGAQHVYGLTKRGEVYPAARNAQNIGTPEEPEWGEFAGVTFSPDGDTMYVNCYTPGTTFAVTGPWC
- the zapE gene encoding cell division protein ZapE, with the protein product MPTSPITEAAPLSLCAREPHVPADRLVAEMVPPPRFDSVRFDTYVPDPHQPSQVEAVAVLSDFASGLGGAHATGSGKRRWFARTPKNTAPTGPRGVYLDGGYGVGKTHLLASLWHATPAAPSLKAFGTFVELTNLVGALGFQQTVQTLSGHRLLCIDEFELDDPGDTVLVSTLLGRLVDAGVALAATSNTLPGKLGEGRFASADFLREIQGLAAHFRPLRIDGEDYRHRGLPEAPPPYSDEQVTKAAYATEGASLDDFPHLLEHLAKVHPSRYGALTDGVRAVCLTDVRPVPDQSTALRLVVLADRLYDREVPVLASGLPFDRLFSDEMLNGGYRKKYFRAISRLTALARDAKALVAQ
- the murC gene encoding UDP-N-acetylmuramate--L-alanine ligase, with the protein product MAPAVPGAVPGAVPGAMERPHFIGIGGAGMSGIAKILAQRGAKVAGSDARDSATAESLRALGATVHIGHAAEHLAQDATGVVVSSAIRADNPELVRAAELGVPVVHRSDALASLMTGLRSIAVAGTHGKTTTTSMLAVALTELGLDPSYAIGGDLEGPGTNARHGDGDIFVAEADESDRSFQKYDPEVAIVLNVELDHHANYASMDEIYESFQTFVGKVVPGGTLVISADQAGAAELTRRVRDVSSVKVVTYGESEGADVRVHKITPRGLTSEVTVLLNGRLLTFTVSVPGRHYALNAVAALAAGVALGIPAHNLASAIGTYTGVKRRLQLKGEAAGVQVIDSYAHHPTEMTADLEAMRGAAGDSRLLVVFQPHLFSRTRELGTEMGQALAFADASVVLDIYPAREDPVPGITSALVIDAAQAAGAEVTAVHDKAAVPDVVAGMAKPGDLVLTMGAGDVTDLGPAILARLSN
- a CDS encoding indole-3-glycerol phosphate synthase is translated as MFTSVLMIEKPLTSEDVEFVTTLHGEEGVAFVVLMQPRGDQADVLLRAIDDVAVGELKEAVREGEEPEGAEAKAPAQRALEHSLAALRAAGCEAVGHLVEDHPLNKLKSVVDEADADEVIVLTEPHYVEEFFHRDWASRARHKVGVPVLKLFAHSE
- a CDS encoding OsmC family protein, encoding MATTRQAHNVWEGSLLEGKGVVTLDSSGIGEYPVTWAARTEPAQSGRTSPEELIAAAHSSCFNMAFSHALAGAGNPPARLETKAEVTFQPGEGITGIHLTVVGEVPGLDEAGFVKAAEEAKVNCPVSQALKATNITLSASLA